TCACATATCTGATGCAAGGGACAAACAAAGCAAACACATCGCGCCGGGCTTGCGGCATCATTTCGTAAAGTTCAGAAGCATGGAGAGCATGAAGAAATGGAAACGATCGGCCTTATCGGCGGCATGAGTTTCGAAAGTTCGGCGGTCTATTACCGTCTCGTCAACGAGATGGTGCGTGACAGCAAGGGTGGCCTCGCCTCGGCCGAACTCATCCTACATTCGGTCAACTTCGAGGAGATCGTCGCCCTTCAAAAGGCCGGCGACTGGGATATGGCCGCCCGTCGCCTCGCCGACGTGGCTCTGCGCCTGCAGGTCGCCGGCGCCGGCTGCATCCTGATCTGCACCAACACCATGCATCTGATCGCCGACAAGGTCGCGGAGAAGATCTCCGTACCGCTGATCCACATCATCGACGAGACGGCGAAATCGCTGCATGCGGCCGGCCGCAAGCGCCCGCTGCTGCTTGCGACCCGCTACACGATGGAGCACGGCTTCTACAGCGACCGCATGAAGAGCCTTGGTGTTGATATCATGGTGCCTGATGCGAGCGACCGCACGACCGTGCACGATATTATCTTCAACGAACTCTGCGCCGGCAAGGTGCTCGACAGTTCGCGTCAAAAGCTGTTCGATATCATCGCGCGCGCCCTCGACAACGGCGCCGACAGCATCATCCTCGGCTGCACCGAGATCTGCCTGATCCTCGACCCCGACCATTTGCCGCTGCCGGGCTTCGACACCACAGCGATCCATGCGCGGGCGGCGGTCGATTTCGCGCTGGGAATGGACGAGGCCGGCGAAGAGGAAGCCGCCTGAAACTCGCACTGACAATTTAGTTGACTGGGTCAACTAAATGCCCGACAAAGTCTCTGTTTGGAGATTTTTGCCAGTTTGCTGACACCTCGCTCTCTCCTCGGCGTCATCCTCGGCCTTGTGCTGAGGATCTGCCACGTATCGACCGGAGGCAGATGCTCGGGACAGGCCCGAGCATGATGAAGCAGGAGTTGGCCGACTTCGCCTCGCAAAAATCTCCATCTGGAGATCATCATGTCCGATATCGCCCTTATCGAAAACGCCCGCGAGTTCAACCGCTTCTACACGAACTTCCTCGGCCTCTTGAACAAGGCCTATCTCGACACCCCCTTCACGCTGACCGATGCCCGCATCCTCTTCGAGATCGGCTCGCATGACGGCGTCAGCGCCGTGGCGTTGGCCCGCGACCTGCATGTCGACCCCGCCTATCTCAGCCGTATCCTCAAACGTTTCCGCGCCGAGGGGCTGATCGAGACCAGTCCGGACCCGGCCGACCTGCGCTGCCAGGTCATCACTGTCACCGAGCGGGGACGAGAGAGGTTCGAGGAACTCGGCCGACGCGCCAATGCGCAGATCGCCGCCCGTTTCGATCGCTTGGCGACTGGCGAACGGGAGGCGGCCGTCTCCGCCATGCATACGATCCGCGCCCTGCTCGACCCGGCGGCAAAGCCCGCACCGGCCATCATCCGCGCCCACCGCGCCGGCGATATCGGCTGGATCGTTCAGAGCCAGGGCCGCTTCTATGCCGAGGAATATGGCTGGGACCTGCGCTTTGAGGCGCTGGTCGCCGAGGTCGCCGGAAAATTCCTCGCCAATTTCGATCCGGCCAAAGAATATTGCTGGATCGCCGAACGCCGCGGCGTCAATGTCGGCTCCGTCCTCGTTACCAATGGTGGCGACGGCATCGCTAAGTTCCGCCTACTCTATGTCGACAAATCAGCCCGCGGCCTCGGGCTCGGCAAATTGCTGGTGGACGCATGCATCCGCTTCTCCAGAGAGAAGGGCTACCGCGAACTCTCGCTCTGGACCAACGACATGCTGGAGACCGCCCGCGCCATCTATGTCAAGGCGGGCTTCCGCCTTGTCTCCGAGGAGAGACATTGCATGTTCGGCCCTCAGGCCAACGGGCAGACCTGGGTGCTCGACCTTTGAATTTGCTGCGTCGCAGAAATTTCACTTGATTTGGAAACGTTCATTCCCTAATTAGGCGCCATGATCGTTGCCACTCTCACATCAGAAGCAAAGACCCGCAGCCGTGGCCGTCCGCGCGAGTTCGATATGGACGCCGCTTTGGATTCGGCCTTACGGGTCTTTTCCAAACGCGGCTACCACGCCACCTCGATCAGCGATCTGACCGAGGCAATGGGCCTCGCCTCTGGCAGTATCTACAAGGCGTTCAAGGACAAGCGCGGCGTCTTCCTCGCCGCTTTTGGTCGTTATCGCCAACTCGGCCGGCGGCGTCTCGAAGCGATGATTGCGTCGGCGGAAACAGGCCGCGACAAAGTCTTCCAGATGGTGATGTATTATACCGAGCTCTCCTATGGCGAAGCCGGCCGCAAAGGCTGTCTTGTTGTTGGCGGCGCCAACGACTTCGCCCTGCTTGACGAGGAAGCCGCTGCCCACATCGTGACTGCCTTTGCCGCGGACGAAAAGCTGATGGCCGATCTCATCCGCATCGGCCAGGCAGACGGCACAATCCCGACGACGGTGGACCCGGCTGCTGCCGCCCTCGCCTTCCTCTGCTTTACCAAGGGCCTGCGCGTCATCGGCAAAACAGGACGCAGCAGAGAAGAGATGGTGTCTGCGGCTGAGGCCGCGATGAAGCTCGTGACCTGAACAGTCCGCACGGTGGACGAGAGAGATACCGGCATTCGGTCAAGGGTCGGGTGGCCGCAGCCAGCATTTTTGCATTCAATCCTTTCAATCTTTGAATACCGGAGCTTCCGATGAGCATTTCAGCCACCACGCCGGATGAGGCCATTCCCCGGGCGCTATCCCCCTGGCTCACCTTCCTTTTCGCCGCCGCCTGCGGGTTGGTGGCCGCCAATCTCTATTACGGCCAGCCGCTGGCCGGCCCGATCAGCGCCGATCTCGGCTTCACGCCTGCCGCCACCGGCTTGATCGTCACGTTGACGCAGATCGGCTACGGCCTCGGCCTGCTGCTGATCGTGCCGCTCGGCGACCTCACCGAAAACCGCCGTCTGGTGCTGATGCTGATCGCCGTCTCCGCCGTTGCGCTCATCGGCGCGGCGCTGTCTTCGACGCCCACAACCTTCCTCGTCGCCTCGCTCTCTATCGGCCTTTCATCGGTCGCAGTTCAGGTCCTGGTTCCTTTCGCTGCCAACATGGCGCCGGATGCAACGCGCGGCCAGGTCGTCGGCAACGTCATGAGCGGCCTGCTCTGCGGCATCATGCTGGCGCGCCCCTTCGCAAGCTTCGTCGCCGAAGCCTCTTCCTGGCATATGGTCTACTACGTCACTGCAGCGCTCATGCTCGTGCTCGCCGTCGTCCTCCGCGCCAACCTGCCGGTTCGCCGGCCGACGACCAAGCTACGCTACGGCGAATTGCTCGCCTCCATGGGCCATCTAGCGCTGAACTCGCGGGTGCTGCAGCGCCGGGCGCTCTATCAGGCCGGCATGTTCGGCGCCTTCAGCCTGTTCTGGACGACGACGCCGCTACTGCTCGCAAGCCCGGCCTTCGGCCTGACACAAAACGGCATAGCCCTCTTCGCGCTCGCCGGCGCCGCCGGCGCGATCGCCTCGCCGATCGCCGGCCGGCTTGCCGACCGCGGCATGACGAAGATCGCTTCGACACTTGCCATGCTGCTCGGCATGGCGTCCTTCCTGATCAGCCATTTCGCAAACGACGGCTCGACTGGGGCTCTGCTGCTCTTGACGGCAGCGGCGATCCTTCTCGATTTCGGCGTGACGACCAATCTCGTCTGCGGCCAGCGCGCCATCTATGCGCTGAACCCGGAACACCGGAGCCGGCTCAACGGCCTGTTCATGGCAACCTTCTTTGCCGGCGGCGCGCTGGGCTCAGCACTCGGCGGCTGGGCCTATGCGACCGGCGGCTGGACGATGACGGCCTGGATCGGTTTCTGCTTCCCGGCGCTGGCATTCCTGCTGTTCCTGACGGAAGGACGCGGCAAGAAGGCACCATCAGAATCCAGGATCGAACATCTAAAACCTTGACAGAGCCAACTTTTGGATGCCCACATCCAGGGGGCAGCGTATTCATCCGTTTGAGAGCTGCGGAATTTTCGCCTTTTTGCATGGGATTCCGACATGGAGATAGACGAAGAGAAAATCGACGATGCTGTGCTCGCATTGTTATGGCTGACGCTGCATGACGGAGACCGCGCCTGGAAGGGTTTTGACTGGGGCGTGATGGACCGTTTGCATCAGAAAGGTCTGATTTCAAATCCCGCGGGCAAGGCCAAGTCTGTCGTTCTGAGCGACGAAGGTTTGCGACGATCGGAGGAATTGTTCCGCGCTCTGTTTATGCGATCGACGCGATAACCGCTCTTCCGATTTATCAGCGGCACTAGCTGTTGTGAGAATCGAACTGAGAACGGGCGGCGCGAACCGCATCATGGTTTGCTTCCGCCCAGTTCAACAGTTGCGCCAGCGTGTGATAGAGCGAGCGGCCGAGTTCGGTCATCGAATATTCCACACTCGGCGGCTTGGTTGGGAAGACCTCGCGGTGGATGTAACCGTCCCTCTGCAGGTCGCGCAGCGTCTGCGTCAGCATGCGCTGCGAAATATCGGGGATCATCCTCCGCAGCTCGCCGAATCGATAGGGCCGATCCGCCAGCACATCGAGCAGCAGCGTCGACCATTTTCCGCCGATCTGCTGCATCATGTCCCTGACCGGGCAATTGCCGAAATCGAGACCGGCAAGATCGATCTCGCGCCGCGTCCCCGGCATCCTGTTCTTCAAACTGAGGACTGCACCGCTCATCTGCTGGTTCCCTTTTGGTAACGTAGAGCCGAAAAACTGCCTCCTTTACACCGCCAAGTCAATTCCTATTCTAGTGTTACTCTCTTTTTGAGACCACCAACACAACACAGAAGGAAACGACGTATGAGCGAAACCATCCTGGTCACCGGCGCTGCCGGGCAGCTCGGCCAGCGTGTCATCCATCACCTCATCGAGACCTACAAGGTCGCCCCCGGCAACATCGTCGCGGCGACGCGCAGCCCCGAAAAGCTCTCCGAACTCGAAAACAAGGGCGTCGTCACCCGCAAGGCCGATTTCGATGACGCGGCTGGTCTGGAGAAGGCTTTCGCCGGCGTCGACCGGCTGCTGATCATCAGCACCGACGCACTGGATACTCCCGGCAAGCGCCTCGCCCAGCATAAGGGCGCCGTCGCGGCGGCAGTCAAATCAGGCGTCAAGCACATCGCCTACACCTC
The Rhizobium leguminosarum DNA segment above includes these coding regions:
- a CDS encoding aspartate/glutamate racemase family protein → METIGLIGGMSFESSAVYYRLVNEMVRDSKGGLASAELILHSVNFEEIVALQKAGDWDMAARRLADVALRLQVAGAGCILICTNTMHLIADKVAEKISVPLIHIIDETAKSLHAAGRKRPLLLATRYTMEHGFYSDRMKSLGVDIMVPDASDRTTVHDIIFNELCAGKVLDSSRQKLFDIIARALDNGADSIILGCTEICLILDPDHLPLPGFDTTAIHARAAVDFALGMDEAGEEEAA
- a CDS encoding bifunctional helix-turn-helix transcriptional regulator/GNAT family N-acetyltransferase, whose protein sequence is MSDIALIENAREFNRFYTNFLGLLNKAYLDTPFTLTDARILFEIGSHDGVSAVALARDLHVDPAYLSRILKRFRAEGLIETSPDPADLRCQVITVTERGRERFEELGRRANAQIAARFDRLATGEREAAVSAMHTIRALLDPAAKPAPAIIRAHRAGDIGWIVQSQGRFYAEEYGWDLRFEALVAEVAGKFLANFDPAKEYCWIAERRGVNVGSVLVTNGGDGIAKFRLLYVDKSARGLGLGKLLVDACIRFSREKGYRELSLWTNDMLETARAIYVKAGFRLVSEERHCMFGPQANGQTWVLDL
- a CDS encoding TetR/AcrR family transcriptional regulator gives rise to the protein MIVATLTSEAKTRSRGRPREFDMDAALDSALRVFSKRGYHATSISDLTEAMGLASGSIYKAFKDKRGVFLAAFGRYRQLGRRRLEAMIASAETGRDKVFQMVMYYTELSYGEAGRKGCLVVGGANDFALLDEEAAAHIVTAFAADEKLMADLIRIGQADGTIPTTVDPAAAALAFLCFTKGLRVIGKTGRSREEMVSAAEAAMKLVT
- a CDS encoding MFS transporter, which gives rise to MSISATTPDEAIPRALSPWLTFLFAAACGLVAANLYYGQPLAGPISADLGFTPAATGLIVTLTQIGYGLGLLLIVPLGDLTENRRLVLMLIAVSAVALIGAALSSTPTTFLVASLSIGLSSVAVQVLVPFAANMAPDATRGQVVGNVMSGLLCGIMLARPFASFVAEASSWHMVYYVTAALMLVLAVVLRANLPVRRPTTKLRYGELLASMGHLALNSRVLQRRALYQAGMFGAFSLFWTTTPLLLASPAFGLTQNGIALFALAGAAGAIASPIAGRLADRGMTKIASTLAMLLGMASFLISHFANDGSTGALLLLTAAAILLDFGVTTNLVCGQRAIYALNPEHRSRLNGLFMATFFAGGALGSALGGWAYATGGWTMTAWIGFCFPALAFLLFLTEGRGKKAPSESRIEHLKP
- a CDS encoding DUF6429 family protein, which produces MEIDEEKIDDAVLALLWLTLHDGDRAWKGFDWGVMDRLHQKGLISNPAGKAKSVVLSDEGLRRSEELFRALFMRSTR
- a CDS encoding winged helix-turn-helix transcriptional regulator, which gives rise to MSGAVLSLKNRMPGTRREIDLAGLDFGNCPVRDMMQQIGGKWSTLLLDVLADRPYRFGELRRMIPDISQRMLTQTLRDLQRDGYIHREVFPTKPPSVEYSMTELGRSLYHTLAQLLNWAEANHDAVRAARSQFDSHNS